ctgggttgtgcggtcccAACCATCACTGCAAAAGAGAAACAAAAATCAGAAATTAAAATTTGATCGGAGCAACAAAGCTGTAGCAATCATGCAGCCTAAGATTATCATTATTAATGCATGAGAGGTGAGCAAGACAGCCAGGATTTGGAGTCCCTCTGATTCCTAGTAAGACTAgtaaacaacaacaacaacaacaacaacaacaaagcctttcagtcccaaacaagttgggatAGGCTAGAGTTGAAACCCATAAGATATTGAAACcgttctggcacatggatagctaACTTTCACACATCCCTGTCCATGATTAAATCTTGGGTCACAAGCCATGTTCCAAACTCAAAATGAACAAAGACCTACCAACCAGCATTTGGTTCTTAAGGCCTGCTTTAACACCAGATCATTATATAAGGTAACCTGCATGGTATAGTTCAACCACTCCAGTGGCATTGGCATGTAATCCCAGCTACAACAAATGATTAAAGGAGCTACGGCAGCAAAAGGGTGAAAATAGGCTGGCTTCACTACCTCCAAATGGTAGTTCAATAACCTCTCAAGGTGGTTTCACCATTATTTCACATCCTAGGGTCACAAGAGTAAAAGGAGCAAATTTTCAGGTTCTGATTATGCAAGTTTGACAACAAGTGGTAGAAACTTGGGATACatatcattattattattattttaacaAACGGGTTCAGATACTAAAACAGTAAAACCTTAACAGCAAACAGTGTCCATCCTTCCATGCAATGTATAAATGAATTTATGCACATCACATAAGCAGACTCTTGCCATAGTTGAGGGTTCAAATGGTTTTCTTTTCCTACTGATCACACAAATATTTCATAATCATTCGCAACAGATCTTTTGTTATCTGAATTGATAAGCACAAATATGATGAGCAGAGAATAGCAAATCTTCCCTGCAGACACTTGCATGCATGACATGTCTGAACTAAATGCAAAATCAATAAGCATGATCACAGAAAACAGAACCATCAATGTTCTCCATTTACAACAACCAGCAAATTAGTTCAATTAGCACATCTTATCGATACTGAGGTAAGTACAAAAAAACCTGCAATGGACAAGAACTGAAGCTGATTCCTGGGCAATTTGTGCAGCAATCCATGAAGCACCAACCAGGATGTTCTGGATATGATTTAGCCATTCCCCTAACATCGAAgaaaactgtgtcatgctattaAGACTGCCTCCACCCCAGGTTGATCCACGATTTCTCTGAAAGAGAAAATATTATATTATTCTTGTGTTTGCTTCTCAGTGAACATGCAGACATTACAGTGTGAAAAAATCAAATGCTTGCCCGGTCTCCGACGAGGGATACAGCTGAAGAGGAACCGTTTGATGATATTGACCCATGGGCATCCACATAATCCCTAAGGCGAGAAAGACTATCTCTCATTGTGTGGATGTTTTGTATTCCTAAGAAAAGAACCTGGTTCCAAATCCAATGAATTAtagaaataaaacaaagtataAAGCAGTTCTATAGAATACCCATACAAGCCGATCTGTGCATATACTCTTACCTCAGATTTTGGATAATTAGAAGATGACTCTGAGCCACCACCCTTTGCCCCATTTGCTAAAGCATTTGCTCTTGGCCGGGCATCAACTATGTATAATTTCCTGTTTATATTGGAAGCGGGAAATTTGCAACATTAAAAGCATTGAAACTGTTCATAGCGGTTAGGTATCACCGTATCAGAAAGTCAATATGTGCTAAGAAATATGGAATGGAGGGCATAAAAGGCAGTGGCTTATACTAACTAGAATTTGCTCATGTTAAACACAAAAGTAGGTAAAATTTAATATGACATGACATCAGCTATGGGTTCTCAGCTCTGCATGTGAGGATAGAGAATAAGACAGTCGATAGCATTAGCAACAGTGCAACACCGTTTGCCTGCATACATCTGTTTTTTCAACTACATAActgcccatgcgttgcaacggAGGCATAAATATTCTAGTAGCTTAGCCCGCGACTGCGCATCCGTCAATGTTAAATTGGTGCATTAAAATTTGTCTTGATGGAGTACTATCTTGTTGTCAACGCAATATTGGGTGATTTAAGCCATATGGAAAACTGGCTTAGCCTATCTAATGCTTGTTATCTTCTACACTAAGAAGTGTTCAAGTGTGGTCCTCTGGATGTTTATAATGTGCTTGCACATTTTTATTTCCCTGGTCTGATATTGAACACATTCCAGTTTTCAAACTGTAGACCAGATGTTTATAATGTAGTCCTCTGGATGTATTCAATCAAATGGTAGTAGTTCAAGTGTAACCACTAATTATGCCCCTTCTGTCTTGAATAGATGAAGTTCTTCATCTGCTTGCTGCTCACAATCATCAACTACAGCTTGACATCATCTACGCGGTCAGCATGCTCGCAATTGATTAAGAGCATCCACCAATCGAACATGTGTTTGTGTTGTGATGATAAACCGCTGATGTTCGCTGATCAAACATCTTGTATTTTTCATCTGGACCGTGGCATGTGCCATGTTTATACAATAATCATTTTCCTTATTTCTGGAATCATGATACTTATAACTGATTATAAGAGCTTATTTGTTGCTTTGCATAATCTGGTTGTACGTTCGTTGCATGTAAAGTTATTTTATGAGTTGAGTTGTAAAGATTGCACTTTTAATTGTAGTGTTGCCATTCTGCACCAGCTTGTTCAAAACTGTGTGTACCAAATAGTAGAAAGGGGATTAAGGGATGTGAAGGTTGGATTGGTGAGCATTTGAGAGGATTGGGTGAAGAAGAGGAGCCACCAAATCCCCTCCAATCCCAACCCCCTTGGGGCTGGAAAACCACCTCTACCAAATGAGGCCTTATTGGCTTGCCAACAATGAAAACAAGATTTTGTTTGGTAAGTCAACAAGATGTGGGGAAGTTGAGACAGTTTTCAGGAAATCCAATGGGACAAAAAAACAGAGGTGGGATGGGGAGAAATCAAAACGGGGAGTAGGAAGAGGGTTGGACAAAGGAAAGAGTGAAACGGGAACCTTTCGTTCATTTTTAGTAGAGATAGAAATAGAGAAAGAAAAGCACATGTAAGAATTAAGTTGCAAACATCATAAGTGAAAGAGGGCTCATAGAGTCAAGGACACATTATAAGAGACGATACTTAAATGATATCAGAGCCCAACCAACATAGACATGTAAAACATGCTTTGATTACCTTGGAGGCAAATTCGCATCAACATTTTGGGTGCAGAGAGCAGAAACAAGCTTCTCGTCAGCATTGCTGCAGAAATTACCGTATGATTAGACCAGCAGCACTCAGAGGTCAGCACACATGTCAAGGCTATTTATTTAGATCGATGTAAGCTCACTTTCTAAAGTTCATCATTAATCCCACCAGCGGTTGAGACGATCTTGCCAAGACAGCTCCAGAAACTGCAATACAGACAAGTTCACTTCTTACTGCATAttattcaaaaaaactaaaaccAAAATGCTAGCTGATGCCTCCTTCACGGTTCTTTTTATCACCGCTATAACCATGCTTTTAATCACCAAAACATGTGTAGTTTGCCCGATCAATATGGATATAAAATACCTCCAACTCCAAAAGGAAGGCATATGATTTGGTATTGTAATTGTTGATAGTTTTCctacaaacttggtcaaactttgcaCCATTTGACTTCAAACAAAATTTGTGTGCCCTCTTTTCAAGCACGGCGGATGTAGAGACTTGGTGTTCAGCAACATGAATGAACCACTCGAATTTCAAACTTACTTAAGAAAATACATATAAAACATGATTTCACATGACATGATTAAACTAGAAAGAAATAAGGACATCAGAGAACCAGGAAGTTCCCATTTCATAGTAGCTACTCTTGGGATTTTATTTGACATTTTAACAAACAGAAATAGAACTGGTTGGCAGACCAAATAGAAGGTTCATACCCAAACGTAGTAGCATTACAAGTACAATTGACTGGTTTGGATATACTTGCAAGAATACTAACAAGAGTTGTGGTGGTGCCAGGCTTTTAGCCGGTAGTAAAGGAGATAACTGACCATCTATGAACCAACAATATTTTACAAAAGAAAATGCTGAGGTTATTTCATGCATAAAACAATTTCCAAATATAGTGAGTAAAAAAATTACAGGGGAAGGTAAAAAATGTTTGCAAGGAATGAAAAATGAGTAGACATACCAGGGTTACACCACGAAATAATAGGCAAGCGTCTGCCGGCTCGGAAAGTAGAAGCTTGCCACAAATCTTCATCactaaaagaaaaatatttgcaTGTGTGACTTGTTGAGGATGTATTTAAAAGAACAGAAATTATCACATGATGTTGCCAAAGGCAAAAGAATACCTTATGCTCTTAGGAACAATCAACTGAGAGGGGTATGTTGAACACAATGAATAGCTCGAATTAACTGTGGTTAGTCTCCAATTGTTACGGAAATAATATTTTTCAACTTCAAACTCACTGCCTTCGCTAAGAAGACGATGGTATTCCTTCATGAGACGCATCTTTGGATCGGATTTCTTATCAACAGTGGATGGGTCACAAGAAAATGCATATAGCTCCCACAGCTGAGAAGGTTTAGCATATCTTCTCAAAGCGTCAAACACTTCATTTTTCTGGAAAGGTAAGTATCAGAAGTAGATCTCTGAAGATAAATGGCTAATCTAGTAATCTGGTATAACAAAATACAAGTGCATGTAAAGTTAAAACTGGATATTGCTCAACCTAAAGAAAATGCCGCGCTTATTTCCAGAATAAGCTAAAAAAAAGTAATCAATAAACAAATGCAATAGTTTTTGGCTAGAATGGAAAAGAATATCTACCTGCTTGGTTCTAGGACGAAAAGCGAACACAATAACTCTCATGTCTTTACCTGAACAGAAAAGTAACCAAGTAAAAGGTGAGGTAATTAAAATGTATTTTCTGAACTTTTCAAATGGTCAACAAAATCACTGGAAATAGACTGCACATCCATTAAAAAAATGAATGAAGCAGCAACAGAACAAAGACATTTCAACTATCACGGTAAAAATCACAAATCTGAGTCGTCGGGGTAAAAGAATAGAAGAAATGGTGGATGCAGTTACAGGATGATATGTAAAAGAGATTCCTCACACCAATAGTATCATTCTTCCACTCAGACTTACTCAAATTTCATGATTAAGTAGCTGTTGGTGCTCAGGGCAACCCTACGAAGTAGAAACTCACCAATGACTTGAAGAAGTTCACGAGGCTGCTTCTTATCATACTGGCGTGGTACGGATTGAAGCTTTACATCCTGCAGAAAAACCAGTCTGATCAATAATCCATAAGAATTGCTTGCAAGCATTAGAGCAAACAACAGTGGTCATGCGCCAAAGAAGATAAACCAAACTTAAACCAATAAAGTGTCCACTGATAGTAACCTGGAGACTTACATCATTTAACTTCTCAATTGTACTAAGGGGTATGGTACCTAACTCTATTATGCTTTTTGTTACCTGGCTCTGAAAAAAAAAAGGAAATGTAAGACAGAATATACAAAGTTCTTATTCCAAGAACAAACCAATAAATTTTCTAGATTCCAATTCGATGGAATGAAATTGAGAGCACAATGTAGAAAGTGAACAATATTAAAAGAAGAATCACATGGCAGAAGGAATTTGTATTTAAGTGCAAGAAGCATCACGCCGTGTAATATTAGTTTTCACGGTTCCAACAGAATAATAATATGATTGCTTACCACAAAGAGAAGACGGAAATTTGTCACTGAAACAATGCCGGCCTCATCTGTGTTTAGTAGAACAACACCATGGCCCTAAGTAAGGAGAGGTAAGGATGATCAAATTCGAGATGGACAAATGTGAAGACAAACATGGGAATGAGATTCATTCAGTGAAGGTTTCTGGTTTATGACTGGAAATGCATTATCATTTACAACTCGTGGTTTTCCTTATTATTAAATTACGAACACTAGGGAAAAACAAGTCACTATATAACCTTGAGTACTAAATTGATTTGGCCCCACACAGATTAATAAGTACTTCAATTTAAGAATATGTCATGTGGAAAATTGACAATGATAGGCAGTTAGGCATTTATTTCCCTTGTTAGCAGAAATTTCATGGTATGGGGGGAGCAAATATAGCAGAAAGGGAGGAACTAGCCACAGACTAGTCCACTGAACCTTGAATTATCTCACCCAACACAAATTCTCCTTGGGTTATCTTTGTTCTCTGTTGAGTTGACCACGGTGGGGCTATTGTCTAGTTCTCTCTGTCTGGCAAGTGAATATGCATGGCAGTAAAAACCAGATTATAATTTCAGTACACTTCATTTGTCTGCCTTTCACATTTATTCCACAATTTTTAGAGGCATTCCATAATTATTTCCTGTTTACTGATCCTATTAGCTAACAAATTGATTAACGCGTGCCATGCATGCACTCCGACCTATGAATTTCCAGTTCAGCCACTAAATAGCCAACTATGTACATTACTACATTGGACCTGCTATATGCTATTACACAACCTCCAAATCTTTTGGAATGCACTAATTGCGATCTAACTCCAGTATCTAGCACATGAATGCTGGAAGCACAGCCCTACATTGCGCGGATACTTCAGAAAGCACGCGTATCTGGCCAGATACTGCCCGGATACTCGGATACTGCCCCGATACGGCCCGATACGTATCTTGTACGTGTCCtttgatttatttatttttaaaagaAACTAATGTTTGATACGTGTGGGATACTGCTGCGATACGTTTTGGATACGGAAAACCCTTCGTTCGACGTGAAAACACCTAATGGAGCCGCCGTACATCCCCATAACTCCTCAACTCGTCAAGTCCTCTCATCTCCCCACTGCACACATTATGTCCTTCTGAATTCCAATAGTTGATAGCCGGCTCGCCGGCGGCAGGAGACTTCCACATCTCTCCTGCAGGAGGTATCACAGCCTGTAGACCTGCCGCGCTGGCCTTTACTCAGATTTTATTGTTCGGTCAACTAACAGGTTCCACCTAATGAATGGTATATTCAACAAAATTAATATCAAGTTGTTTTTTATGAATTTGCTCACACAAACTTATTTGGTTAGGTTGTACATATAAACAATGGAAATAGCAATTTAGTTCCATTTAGGACAATGACATGCCCAACTGTACTCGATTTTTATTGCAGATCAACTGTTTGTGTacataatactttattattgaaGGAAGCATCCATAATAATGTTGTACGATACTGCTTATTGTGATAAATTTCGTTTGTGTTAAACACTAGTTTTTCCTGTGAAAATTTACATCCAGCTTAGGCACATTATTACATATATATGTTAACTGAAAAAAAAAAGGTGTGTAGAAGTGGAACCTGATGAGACTAGAAAATAAAGGGAAACACACATTATCTACTACCTCGCCGCAACAAATCATATAGTATAGCAATATTGCAACCGATATACTAGCCCATTTGTTATATAGAATTTGAGGTATGTGCAATGCCATTGGGCTAATCTAGAACGGCCACAACCAATACATATCAAGAGTTAATGACAATCCACGCCACCAGGCTCGCCGTATACCATAAGATTGCATATGGTTACCAAAACATATCAATAGGTCGCGAAGCGGAATTCACCAACCTCACAGAAAATGAAATCCATCGAACTGGTGAGGAATTTAAACTTGGGGGATGGAGTCGAACCTGGGCATAAACCTCCTCGTCCTCGAGCAGGAACTCCTCCATTCCCTGCGAAGACCTCCGCGACCTCGGATCCTTGAAGCGAGAAAAAAAAGCACAGAGCCGCATTAGAACGTCAGACCACAGCCACAACAGCAACCTAACCCTACGCACTCGCGCCGGAGGGGTGCAGGCACATGCGCGTGCTTATCGGTTCCAGGAATGGAGCGATGCGCGCTCGCAGCGTGCGGTGGCCCCGACGCGGGCACGCGGGCCGCGTGCGAATCGGAAGCCCCAACTCCCGCCGAGGCGTCGGGCGCGCGGCCGAGGTGGTACAAGGTGAGGGACCGCGGGGCCGAGGAA
This sequence is a window from Aegilops tauschii subsp. strangulata cultivar AL8/78 chromosome 7, Aet v6.0, whole genome shotgun sequence. Protein-coding genes within it:
- the LOC109755197 gene encoding phosphatidylinositol-3-phosphatase myotubularin-1 isoform X1, coding for MEASGSWDAIDWNQIEDPRSRRSSQGMEEFLLEDEEVYAQGHGVVLLNTDEAGIVSVTNFRLLFVSQVTKSIIELGTIPLSTIEKLNDDVKLQSVPRQYDKKQPRELLQVIGKDMRVIVFAFRPRTKQKNEVFDALRRYAKPSQLWELYAFSCDPSTVDKKSDPKMRLMKEYHRLLSEGSEFEVEKYYFRNNWRLTTVNSSYSLCSTYPSQLIVPKSISDEDLWQASTFRAGRRLPIISWCNPVSGAVLARSSQPLVGLMMNFRNNADEKLVSALCTQNVDANLPPRKLYIVDARPRANALANGAKGGGSESSSNYPKSEVLFLGIQNIHTMRDSLSRLRDYVDAHGSISSNGSSSAVSLVGDRRNRGSTWGGGSLNSMTQFSSMLGEWLNHIQNILVGASWIAAQIAQESASVLVHCSDGWDRTTQLIALACLLLDPYYRTFDGFQALVEKDWLAFGHPFAERLGIPTVSENGGSQYELLRQPSVGNLTSSPSRGSLGTPGSSSNTSVQSQTSNNSSPILLQWLDCIAQLLRLYPAAFQFSSKFLVDFMDCVLSCRFGNFLCNSEREREQSGVTSSCHCMWTYLADLRASGGSFHEHINPFYDRERYWLPLVPPAAALAPTLWPQFYLRWTCPPESQGGGLESHGHSMRKKYEASVKSKEMAESRSRDIKMKMESMLTDLQRERRASSSALAMAQRARRENVAIKRAIQTIGCTVNFSTNENQVDKSEEMSYSFRREADTVSQQDDNADLSVSISAIEDSLVSETPSNQVCETLCPFRSREGCRWPHAACAQLGSQFVGLKANFDAFDRLSVKDCYFPKE
- the LOC109755197 gene encoding phosphatidylinositol-3-phosphatase myotubularin-1 isoform X2, which translates into the protein MEASGSWDAIDWNQIEDPRSRRSSQGMEEFLLEDEEVYAQGHGVVLLNTDEAGIVSVTNFRLLFVSQVTKSIIELGTIPLSTIEKLNDDVKLQSVPRQYDKKQPRELLQVIGKDMRVIVFAFRPRTKQKNEVFDALRRYAKPSQLWELYAFSCDPSTVDKKSDPKMRLMKEYHRLLSEGSEFEVEKYYFRNNWRLTTVNSSYSLCSTYPSQLIVPKSISDEDLWQASTFRAGRRLPIISWCNPVSGAVLARSSQPLVGLMMNFRNNADEKLVSALCTQNVDANLPPRKLYIVDARPRANALANGAKGGGSESSSNYPKSEVLFLGIQNIHTMRDSLSRLRDYVDAHGSISSNGSSSAVSLVGDRRNRGSTWGGGSLNSMTQFSSMLGEWLNHIQNILVGASWIAAQIAQESASVLVHCSDGWDRTTQLIALACLLLDPYYRTFDGFQALVEKDWLAFGHPFAERLGIPTVSENGGSQYELLRQPSVGNLTSSPSRGSLGTPGSSSNTSVQSQTSNNSSPILLQWLDCIAQLLRLYPAAFQFSSKFLVDFMDCVLSCRFGNFLCNSEREREQSGVTSSCHCMWTYLADLRASGGSFHEHINPFYDRERWRS